Proteins from a genomic interval of Macrobrachium nipponense isolate FS-2020 chromosome 28, ASM1510439v2, whole genome shotgun sequence:
- the LOC135201182 gene encoding histone H3.v1-like, producing MSCDRGFFGVRPRYSRGLSYPWVVREGTGAVGEGGGGGGEEEDAGKAQEEKEEEEEEDKRKMRKKKKRKEEDEEEEEEEEVEEEEEEEEDEEENEEEEEEEDEEEEEEEEKEEENKKREE from the exons ATGAGCTGTGACCGGGGCTTTTTTGGTGTCAGACCCCGTTATTCCCGTGGTCTGTCATACCCCTGGGTGGTTAGAGAGGGTACGGGGGCcgtgggagaaggaggaggaggaggaggagaagaagaagacgccgGCAAAGctcaagaagagaaagaggaggaagaagaagaggataagaggaagatgaggaagaagaagaagaga aaggaggaggatgaggaggaggaggaggaggaagaagtggaggaggaggaggaagaagaggaggacgaagaggagaatgaggaagaggaagaagaggaggatgaggaggaggaggaggaagaagagaaagaagaggagaataAGAAAAGAGAGGAGTAG